Part of the Kushneria marisflavi genome, CGTGCTTCAGGACCGCAAGGGTCAGCTGGTGCGTGATCTACACATGATTCGAGAGGCTCATCCGGGCGGTGATGTGACGCTGTCGATTAATTTGCGCCTTCAGTATCTGGCCTATCGCGAGCTCAAGGCGGCGGTCAATGAACACAACGCTGACAGCGGCACCCTCGTAATGATGGATGCCCATACGGGCGAGGTGCTGGCCATGGTCAGCCTGCCATCCTATAACCCCAATAATCGCACCAGCGTGGATCCGGCAGGATTGCGTAATCGGTCGCTGACCGATGCCTTCGAACCGGGGTCGGTCATGAAGCCCCTGGCCATGAGTGCGGGGCTCGAGTCGGGCAAGTTCACGCCGCATACTCCCATGGATACCACCCCCGGCTGGATGATGGTGGATGGTTATACCATCAAGGACACTCGCAACTTCGGCAAGCTGGACATGACCGGGGTCATTACCCACTCCTCCAATATCGGCATGACGCATATGGCTCTGGCCCTTCCGGATGATGCCATCTGGAACGTCTATGACTCGATGAAGCTGGGGCATCCCACCGGGCTTGGCTTCCCCGGAGAAGCCACCGGCAGCCTGCCTTCGCCGTTCAGCTGGTCCAAGGCCAAGCGGGCCACGCTCTCCTACGGGTATGGGCTATCGGTCAATGCCGTACAGCTCGCCAGTGCCTATACGGCGATTACCAACGATGGCAAGCAGTTGCCGCCCTCGCTGCTCAAGCTGAACAAGCCACCCGAGGGGCATCAGGTCATGTCCTCAAAGACAGCTCACGAACTGATCCAGATGATGGAAACGGTCGTGGAACCCGGCGGTGGTGGCACGCGTGCGGCGCTTGAAGGCTATCGGGTGGCCGGCAAGACCGGTACCGTAAGAAAAATTGGCGATACGGGGTATCAGAAAGAGGCCTATCGCTCCAACTTCGTTGGCATTGCACCGGCCAGCGATCCTCGCATCGTGACCGTGATTTCGATCGATAATGCCAAGGGTAAAGAGTATTACGGCGGCCTGGTGGCTGCGCCCATCTTCTCCAGAGTAGCTGGCAATGCGCTGCGCCTTCTGGATGTTCCCCCCGACGATCAGAGCAAGGAGGCGCCTGGTGCCTGATTTGCCGACCAGCACGCTGGCCGATGCCATTGCACGGCTCTGGCCCGACACCGACACGCTGCCGCTGGCGGATGAGGCACGTCTGGTGCTGGATTCACGCCATGTCGAGACTGGTGATGTTTTTGTGGCGCTGCCCGGCACCCGTGTCGATGGTCGACAGTACATTGACCAGGCGCGCGACAGGGGGGCAGCGCTGATTCTTGTGGCTCCGCCCTGGCAGGAAACGGCCGATGATCTGCTGATACTGGATGATCTGCCCGAGCGGCTGGGTCAACTGGCATCACTGGTCATGGGGGTGCCTGACTCGCTTGAGCAGATTGCGGTGACCGGTACCAATGGCAAGAGCTCGGTAACGCACTACATCGCTGCGCTCAGCGAGGCGCTGGCAACGCCTGCCGGTCTGATCGGCACGTTGGGCAGTGGCCGCCCGGGCATGCTCGAGCACGCCGGACTGACCACGCCGGATGCCATCTCGCTGCAGCAGCGTCTGCGCGAACTGGCGGTTGCCGGTGCCGAACGCGTGGCGCTGGAGGCATCCTCTCACGCGCTTGATCAGCATCGCCTGAGCGGTTGTTGTATTCGTGCGGCGGTCTTTACCAATCTGAGCCGCGATCATCTGGACTATCACCCGAGCATGGCCGCTTATGCCGCCGCCAAGGCTCGTCTTTTTCAGCGTCCCGAGCTTGAGCTTGCCGTTGTCAACGCAGACGATGCCCTGGCCCGCCTGATGCTGGCGGGTGTGTCCAAAAAGGCGAGCGTGCTGAGGGTCGGCAGCCAGGACAGTCATGACTTTCAGGTGCGCCGCTGGCAGGCGCAGCGTCTTGGCCTTGAGGCAGGCATCATGACACCGGAAGGGGAACGGACTCTGCGGCTTTCGCTGATGGGGCGCTTCAATCTGGATAATGTACTGCTGGCCATCGCGACCCTCTACGGGCTTGGCAGTCCGCTGGACGCATTGATGAAGGCGGCAGAGCAACTGACCCCTGTTCCCGGGCGAATGCAGCTGCTGGCACGGCCCGATGCACCTGCGGTGGTGGTGGATTACGCTCACACGCCCGATGCACTTCGCAATGCGCTCCTGGCCCTGCGTGAGCATGTGCCGGGCAGGCTCTGGTGTGTGCTGGGCTGCGGCGGAGATCGCGACACCGGCAAGCGCCCCTTGATGGGGGGCGTGGCAGCACTGCTTGCCGATGAAGTCGTGGTGACCGACGATAATCCGCGTAGTGAGCCACCCGAGGATATCCGCCGCATGATCATGTCGGAGATGCCGCAAGGTGCGCACGTTCGCGAAGTGGCCGGGCGGGCGCAAGCCATTGCCGATGTCGTGGCCAGGGCGGGCGCGCAGGACGTTATCCTGCTGGCCGGCAAGGGGCATGAGGATTATCAGGAGATTCAGGGCGTACGCTATCCGTTCAGCGATATGGACGTGGCGTCTCTGGCGCTGGAGGCCCACTGGCATGAGTGATACACCGCCCAAAATCATTGAAGCACTGCGTTTGCCTGCCGATGCCGTTATCGACCCGGGAGGTGATTTCGCGCGAGCCGCCACCTGTCGCATTGTCACTGATACCCGCAGCCTGCAGGCAGGGGACGTGTTTCTGGCGCTTCGCGGTGAGCGTTTCGATGGCCATGATTTTCTCCAGACGGCCCGTGATCGCGGTGCCATCGCTGCGATTGTTGATACCGCATTTGAGACCGACATCGCACAGCTGGTGGTAGCGGATACGAGGCTGGCGCTCGGACTGCTGGCGCGTCATCACCGTCTTCAGTGGCAGGGGCGGCTGGCGGCCATTACGGGCAACAGTGGCAAGACCACGGTGCGCGCCCTTTGTGAGGCGATTATGTCGCGCAGCGCGCCGACACATGCCACCCGCGGCAATCTCAATAACGATATCGGCGTGCCGCTGACGCTTTTGCAGCTTGACGGGCGCTGTCAGCAGGCCGTGATCGAGGCCGGTGCCAACCATACGGGTGAAATTGCCTGGACGACCGCGCTGGCATGCCCGGATGTGGTATTGATCAACAACGTTACCGATGCCCATATCGGCGAGTTCGGTAGTGCCGGTCACATTGCCCAAGCCAAGGCCGAGATACTGTCGGGGTTGTCGCCTGATGGCATTGCGGTACTCAATCGCAACGATCGTTTTTATGGTCTCTGGGCGGCGCTTGCCTCCCGTCATGACGTTCTGGACTTCGGAATTGATGTGCCTGCCCGCGTTCAGGCCATTGATATGGTCAGTGATGAAGGGTTTTATCAGTTTACACTCACCATCGATGGCGATGCGCTGGGGCGAGTAGCGCTGCCGCTGATGGGGCGTCATAACGTCATGAATGCGCTGGGTGCCGCTGCCGTGGCGCATGCCATGGGCTGTGCATCGACACATATTCTGGCAGGTCTGAACGAGGCCGAAGGCGTGGCCCGGCGAATGGCGATGGTTGAAGGCATTCGCGGTACCACGCTGATTGATGACAGCTATAACGCCAATCCGGGCGCCATGCGGGCTTCACTGGAGACGCTGGTGCAGCGTCCCGGGCCCCGCTGGTGTTTTCTCGGTGCCATGGGCGAGCTGGGACGTTACAGCGACGAGGCGCATGAGGCGCTGGGGCGGTACGCTCGCACACTCGATATTGATCGAATGATCACGATCGGCGAACCTGCCAGAGCGACGTCAACTGCCTTTGGGGAGCGTGGGCGCCATTTCGATGATTGGGCCTCGCTGATCGAGTTTGCTCAACATTCTCTGCCTACCAATGCCAGCGTGCTGATCAAGGGATCTCTCAGCGCCGGAATGGACCGTCTGGTCAATGCGCTTCGATCAGAATCTTCAGGTGATTATTCATAATGTTGCTTTTTCTTGCCGAACTGCTCTCTTCCTTTCAAACCAGTTTCAGCGTTTTTGGTTATCTGACCCTGCGAATGATTCTGGCCACGCTGACTGCACTTTTGCTGTCATTGATGATTGGCCCCTGGGTCATTCGACGGCTGGTCGCCGGTCAGATCGGACAGGCGATTCGTGATGATGGCCCGCAGTCGCATCTGTCCAAGGCTGGAACGCCCACCATGGGGGGCGTGATGATTCTGCTGTCGATCGCGATCTCCACGCTGTTGTGGGCTGACCTTGGCAATCACTACGTCTGGCTAATATTGCTGGTCACACTGGGATTTGGAGCGATCGGCTGGGTTGATGACTATCGCAAGGTGGTCGA contains:
- a CDS encoding peptidoglycan D,D-transpeptidase FtsI family protein — protein: MSEQNRRVGRNARMYGGDTAASHVAAMPIWRYRFVLAIIFMAMAVLVGRIVYLQVFDHQFLQGQGDSRTIRVQSIDAHRGMITDRDGEPLAVSTPVVTLWANPKDLPEDPVQLTRLAKALDERPADFMARVKSYRDKEFMYLKRRVTPEPASRVLALDIPGVHGRHEYKRYYPAGEVTSQLVGMTNIDDHGQEGLELAFDRYLSGRPGQRRVLQDRKGQLVRDLHMIREAHPGGDVTLSINLRLQYLAYRELKAAVNEHNADSGTLVMMDAHTGEVLAMVSLPSYNPNNRTSVDPAGLRNRSLTDAFEPGSVMKPLAMSAGLESGKFTPHTPMDTTPGWMMVDGYTIKDTRNFGKLDMTGVITHSSNIGMTHMALALPDDAIWNVYDSMKLGHPTGLGFPGEATGSLPSPFSWSKAKRATLSYGYGLSVNAVQLASAYTAITNDGKQLPPSLLKLNKPPEGHQVMSSKTAHELIQMMETVVEPGGGGTRAALEGYRVAGKTGTVRKIGDTGYQKEAYRSNFVGIAPASDPRIVTVISIDNAKGKEYYGGLVAAPIFSRVAGNALRLLDVPPDDQSKEAPGA
- a CDS encoding UDP-N-acetylmuramoyl-L-alanyl-D-glutamate--2,6-diaminopimelate ligase — encoded protein: MPDLPTSTLADAIARLWPDTDTLPLADEARLVLDSRHVETGDVFVALPGTRVDGRQYIDQARDRGAALILVAPPWQETADDLLILDDLPERLGQLASLVMGVPDSLEQIAVTGTNGKSSVTHYIAALSEALATPAGLIGTLGSGRPGMLEHAGLTTPDAISLQQRLRELAVAGAERVALEASSHALDQHRLSGCCIRAAVFTNLSRDHLDYHPSMAAYAAAKARLFQRPELELAVVNADDALARLMLAGVSKKASVLRVGSQDSHDFQVRRWQAQRLGLEAGIMTPEGERTLRLSLMGRFNLDNVLLAIATLYGLGSPLDALMKAAEQLTPVPGRMQLLARPDAPAVVVDYAHTPDALRNALLALREHVPGRLWCVLGCGGDRDTGKRPLMGGVAALLADEVVVTDDNPRSEPPEDIRRMIMSEMPQGAHVREVAGRAQAIADVVARAGAQDVILLAGKGHEDYQEIQGVRYPFSDMDVASLALEAHWHE
- a CDS encoding UDP-N-acetylmuramoyl-tripeptide--D-alanyl-D-alanine ligase, whose product is MSDTPPKIIEALRLPADAVIDPGGDFARAATCRIVTDTRSLQAGDVFLALRGERFDGHDFLQTARDRGAIAAIVDTAFETDIAQLVVADTRLALGLLARHHRLQWQGRLAAITGNSGKTTVRALCEAIMSRSAPTHATRGNLNNDIGVPLTLLQLDGRCQQAVIEAGANHTGEIAWTTALACPDVVLINNVTDAHIGEFGSAGHIAQAKAEILSGLSPDGIAVLNRNDRFYGLWAALASRHDVLDFGIDVPARVQAIDMVSDEGFYQFTLTIDGDALGRVALPLMGRHNVMNALGAAAVAHAMGCASTHILAGLNEAEGVARRMAMVEGIRGTTLIDDSYNANPGAMRASLETLVQRPGPRWCFLGAMGELGRYSDEAHEALGRYARTLDIDRMITIGEPARATSTAFGERGRHFDDWASLIEFAQHSLPTNASVLIKGSLSAGMDRLVNALRSESSGDYS